taaagaaaagcatatgAAGTATCACCCTTTGATATTGGAAGATGCAATGAGAAAATAAACAAAACTAAGAAAACATTTTCATGTAAACAAAAAGTGCAAATTCCTAATTCATTCAAAGAGGGATTGCTGCAGCCTAATTTACCTGGGATTGATTTTTTCCAGACCAAGAACCAAAGGAACCAAAAGTAGTATAGGTGCCCAGTCTTGCTGCCCCTTGTTAAAATCATGACAGAGTCTAGCAGCAACCTCAATGCAGACAATTGGAGCTCCACCTTGTTCTCCATCTTTATCACCTGAGAGAATATACAGAACCATGGGAAACCTTTGTTTATGTTTGTCGTTATCATCTTGTTCTTTGTTAGCATTGATAATGGTTTCCCATGTTCGACACATAGCATAAGGACCCAACCATGACCCGGCAGCTAAACCATAAGCTTTCCCAGCTTCAAGAAGACTGTGTATTGAAAAGACACGTGAGCTAGAATCGCCAAAAAGATGCAGAATTTCAATATACTGAAGATCATATGGCTGCAAATCAACATTATAGCATTATAAGCATTCAGCCAGAAAATTCTGAAGGTTCAACAATAGGTTTGGAAATACATAGTTACTTTTTATTGTTCGAAGGATTTAGAAAGATGGATTAGTAATGTAATTGTCACCTTCTGCATGGGTTTTCGCCAAGATCTCCCCATATGATGAAGAATTAGTGTCTGTTGGAAATTTTACTAACAAGGTAAGCACACATCGCTACTAGCTTCATCTAAACAAGAAATACCTAGAATTTAAGTATTCAGTGGGATAACCACCTGAGCAATAAGCATCTGACTACTTCTGATCATGCATCCCCAGTTGACATCACATGTAAACTTTGAGTTGCCAATGGGTTCAAAACCTGTAGAATATGTGTCAAAAACCTGACAACTGTAGAAGATAGTAACTTGAGTCAACTAACCTTTCCGGTAAGTGATCCAAACTCTTGAAGAAAAATCTTCTAAAAAAGCAGCAAAGCTATTGCCATGAGCTGAATTTGATATTGACTCTGCAGGTGAGAGTTTATAGCACTTGCCAAGAAACCATATTTCACTGGTTGAGCTCAAAGTGTAAGCCCTGTTTAACCCTAGTATGTGATCTTGGAGCCTCCTCATTGGGCCGCTACCCATAAGTTTCTTCAAAGCTGTTGTCCATCCATAACTTCTGGATTTGCTAGGTTTGTCTTCATCCGGAAATAAGCTGGAGTGTCTTTCAAAGATTGAGAATGTTGGTGTGAAGAAACTTGCCAAGAAAGAAGAAGCCTTCGATGACTTCCTGTGAAGAGACTTATGTTCTGAATTAGCAGCTGTAGATTCTCTATCTACAAATTCATCTGAATTTGGATCAAAAAAATTTGAGTCCGCAGCTCTCTTAGGCAATTCCTTCATTACCTAGAGAATCATACAAAACATTTCATATAACCAAAGGAATAGCATGAATAGGAGTATATCAAAATGCTAGGTAAAGTAAACAGAAGAAATCCAAGTTCCATTCTGAAATTTCACCAATCACATCAGAATATTTTGGACAGTGGCCATTATAAGAAAGTTGATTCCAATGAAAATAACAATTTTAATGTCTTTATTTTTAGGTGATAACTCCAGAGAATAAAAATGGACTGTTACATGCATGAAATCATGTAGAAAGGATACTAATGCCAAGAAGAATACATCAAATCCATGTGAACATCCAACAGCAACTACCAACTAGGCAAGAATTGTGGGGGCATTGAATCAATAACGATAACAAAAAGAAATGCAAGCAGTTTCTTCCATGTGCTACTGGACCCAAAATAGCTTTGGCAATATGGTACAATGTTAGTATGCCTCTTGTTAATTGTTAGTGTTGCATAAGGGACAAGAGACACAAATTTAGATagtaaagaaaaagagaaagtttACAAAAGCAGAAACATTGCAATGATGAGTACGATTAAGAGGCAGTGAGTGATTGCCTGACAAGCAGTAACAGAAGCAAAGTTTTCTGTACGGTAAATATTTAGGGTGTGCCTCATACGACGGaaagaaatcaaaaagaaaataaggagaCACTAGGAACATCTTTTTCCAATTTTTCTCTATGTTTCTTCTATCCGATTTGGAAGGAGAACTAACTCTCCTGTGCAATGGATCTCCAATATGagcttaaaaaattctttaaaaaaagttcctttcaaaactatttttttatttataattttttttatgcttttgaaaaaaactttaaaattttatgtttCCCTATCTCTTTCCTTTCCTCCAAGGAAGCAATTGGAAAGAAAATATTTCCCAATATTTTTCCTACATGTTCTTTTCTCTACATTCTTTCTTTCCCTACCAGTTTTATTCATCTGTAGAAAACAGGGCTTTAGTACAGGGTAAATATACAAGACCATGTTGTTTGTATAACAAAATATGGCCTATGTTAGAGAACACAGTAGGAGTAAAATAATTTGTGATAGAAGCTAGCAAATAAACATTTTCTGGGATCAGCATAAATGCATACTTTGTGTCTGGTAGATACAAGCATAATATGGAGAGTGAATTCATATGATGGCTATAGCTACGATAATTGTAGAAAAAAGGTGCTATAAGATAAGATTCCAATGATCGAGAAGAATGAACTATAAGAGAATATTTTCAGAGAACAAATGAATTACAGTAATGCTTAAAATGAATCATTTGATATGACAAAGAACAAGagacaaaaaaaatgaaatggtAGTTACAAAATAGATATAAAGGAGTGCTAGGTAAATCCGTGTATAGTAAGTAAAAAGAGGAAACAATTTGGAAACTAAATTTTCATTGTTGAACATAGTATTCCTAGGCTTGGTACCAGTTCTAACATTGTTATTTGTCATTTGCCAATTGTAACCGAAAGAGCCAAAAGTAACATGCTAGCAGCTGTGGCTTTTGCTTCAAAATATCTAGTGGCTCCAACTCCAAAATATAAGCAACGAAAAATATGTTTACACATTTCATTAAATGTATTTCTCAAAATGGATTTTGTAGTCAGATCACCAGGAAGATCCAGATCATAAAGCATGTAAATCCAAGAATGTAATATTGCGGCTGCTGATTGTAAAAGTGGAAGCTTAATAAAAGCTGGAAATAATATAAAAATCAAGTGCACTAATAGTTCAAGAATGCATGTCGACATGAAATGAGTTAAAGATTATTATTGCCTAAGAAAAGAAGCACAATAATTTCATTCCTCTGCTGCATATACTTTCTAGCAATGATTCAAAAGACTATTTATCCAGAAAATCTTGACGTCCAATATGAGGTAAGAACTTAAGAAGAAAGCAAGCACGATAACATATCCCCTAACTTACCTAGTTTGCGTAGAGAAATATGAAAAATTATGAATCCCAGAACAATCCTTAATCGATTATGCTTCGGATCGCCAAAACTAAAACGATGCTTCATCGATTTAAACATTCAACAAACCAAACAAGAATCGGATTGATAAAAAAAACCTACAGGGAAACAGATTGAGACCAGGCGGAAGGCGTGAGTTGCCTGCACGGCAAGCGAAACCTAGCAGGATCGAGGTGGGAATTTTGCATCAACTTCCACTGCAAATCAAAGAAAAATCCCGCTGGCAAGGGTCGCTTTCTTTGATTCTAGGGTTGATTCAACTAACATTCAAGATGATGCAAACTGGCAGAGCTTGTCCGATAACAAATTCAATACAATTTATAAACAAAATAATTATTATCATaagtattttattataattatgtCAGCGATGGcgagaaaataaaaaatagtccTAGTTAGCTAGGACTTTCCGAATTCCGATTTACCTTTTTATCATATGCTTTACATTGgatgaaaataataaataattataataatttgtatccctttaaaattttttattaatatcccATCAaatatgttgaaaaaaaaatcaataatattaaaattaaatttgtcaACAAAGGCTATAAAAATTTTCCTAAaaataaagattattttaaaaaaaaaacttgaattcaaatatattttttacaattgacattttcttatttctttatatatatagagtATTGATATTGTGCGCGACGTGCACAGTacgcgactgtgcgcgtcgcgcacaatatcagtgttttttattttttttaaatttttttttagttttttgaatttaaattcaacatttccttatttaaaatttaatatatagatatatcccctaaacacattacaatattcaataaatacttaaattaattttattttaattttttttttaaaccaaacactataacctaattagaaagtctaaaccctataggtaaaatctaaaaaacaaaatagctttaacactatacccaaagcctgaaccctataaataaaatcgtaaagaaaatttttaattattttttaatttaaaaaaaaataaataaaaataaataaaaaaaaacactgatattgtgcgcgacgcgcacagtcgcgcactgtgcgcgtcgcgcacaatatcaatattatatatatatatatatatatatatatatatatatgtcacaAATTAGAGCGCTTGAAATGTTACTTAAATATGATCTTGTTTGAAAGTCGAAGAGATAGAAAGTCAAGAATATGATTCTCCCGCTGATCGCTTGTAGACTCCGCTCGAACCTGCAACACAAACTACgctagtgtcgagccagggaagcgGTCCTCGGcgttgaccctccgatgctcaagtcagtcaccgacgatgaagtatatggcggagcaacaagaagactgtagcacaaatagtgaatatcgcatacctccgctgatgcttgccccccccccccccttatatagagctccaGTAGCGTGTGTGCACGCTCCCCAAGGCAAGCACGCTTCTCAAATTTTTTCCTGAAAAGATttgtcaataaagtgtctctaacacagtaccttaatgagccgagcatatctctgaagtgacagtggaagcttccgctgtACGATCTTCTCGATGTCCATGCCTGGTGTCGGCGACACCAACTTCCAAAAGGATATTGCTGAATATCAGAGGGAGtgtactgctaggccgagcgggttgaCTGCTCGGTTGGAATTTAGCCGCTCTGGTGGGTCGTCCGGTCGGCCTGAACCTCGCTATTCCTGCATATGTGTTCGCTCTACCGAAGGTCCACTTTGCCACTACTGAGACCTATTGTCAAGCCGAGCAGGGTAGCCAc
This region of Zingiber officinale cultivar Zhangliang chromosome 9A, Zo_v1.1, whole genome shotgun sequence genomic DNA includes:
- the LOC122021303 gene encoding cysteine protease ATG4B-like isoform X1, which translates into the protein MKELPKRAADSNFFDPNSDEFVDRESTAANSEHKSLHRKSSKASSFLASFFTPTFSIFERHSSLFPDEDKPSKSRSYGWTTALKKLMGSGPMRRLQDHILGLNRAYTLSSTSEIWFLGKCYKLSPAESISNSAHGNSFAAFLEDFSSRVWITYRKGFEPIGNSKFTCDVNWGCMIRSSQMLIAQTLILHHMGRSWRKPMQKPYDLQYIEILHLFGDSSSRVFSIHSLLEAGKAYGLAAGSWLGPYAMCRTWETIINANKEQDDNDKHKQRFPMVLYILSGDKDGEQGGAPIVCIEVAARLCHDFNKGQQDWAPILLLVPLVLGLEKINPRYVPLLGETFTFPQCLGILGGKPGASTYIVGVQDEKALYLDPHEVQSAVDIKMDDREADCSSYHCSTVRHLPLDAIDSSLAIGFYCRDKDDFEDFCSRATRLADNSSGAPLFTVLQSAQSARPIPDHDSVAVSTSGHIRMDDYSLAESFSEFDDQNQEGGWQVI
- the LOC122021303 gene encoding cysteine protease ATG4B-like isoform X2, which produces MKELPKRAADSNFFDPNSDEFVDRESTAANSEHKSLHRKSSKASSFLASFFTPTFSIFERHSSLFPDEDKPSKSRSYGWTTALKKLMGSGPMRRLQDHILGLNRAYTLSSTSEIWFLGKCYKLSPAESISNSAHGNSFAAFLEDFSSRVWITYRKGFEPIGNSKFTCDVNWGCMIRSSQMLIAQTLILHHMGRSWRKPMQKPYDLQYIEILHLFGDSSSRVFSIHSLLEAGKAYGLAAGSWLGPYAMCRTWETIINANKEQDDNDKHKQRFPMVLYILSGDKDGEQGGAPIVCIEVAARLCHDFNKGQQDWAPILLLVPLVLGLEKINPRYVPLLGETFTFPQCLGILGGKPGASTYIVGVQDEKALYLDPHEVQSVLFFAHGLRTCSFSLSSSSLVA